The Streptomyces sp. NBC_00435 nucleotide sequence GGCCGTGGCGGGAACCGCCGACGGCGACGGCGTGGTGCGGCCACTGGTACTGGTGGGTGCCGACCTCGGCGCCGCCGCCGTGGCGGCGCTCCTCGCCCGGGAGGAGGCGCAGGACCTGGAGCCGGACGGGGTCGTCCTCGCGGGGCTGCCGGGGTCCGCCACCAGCTCCGTGGACACCTGGGACGCCGAACTCGACGTACGCACCTCCTGCCCCACGCACCGGGGCGTACTGAGCGACGACGCCGAAGTCCGGCGGGGTTCGCTGGGGGAACCGGTGCCGGACTCGCTGCTCGACGCCGCGTACGAGGGCACCGTCGCCGCTCCGACCCTGCTGCTCGTCGGGGACGCCGATCCGCTCGCGGACCACGAGGGTCTCGCCCGGATCGCCAAGTCGCTGCCCCGCGCCCGGCTTTCGCTGGTCCGCGGCGCCCACCACGACGTGCTCAACGACGTGCAGCACCGCTCCGTGGCGGCGGAGGTCGTCACGTTCCTGGAGACCGTGCGGGGCGGACTGGTCCCGCAGGTCGTGGTCGAGTCGAGCGCGTGGTGACCGGCCCGTCGCCCGCCCAGGCCCGTACCCGACCCGCTCCCCCGCCCGCGGCTGTGCGCCGCACCGTACTCCACCAGCCGAAGGGAACCGGCATGACCATCTCCACCGACCCCGTCACCCAGCCCTCCGCGGCTCCCGCGGCCGCCGAGATACTGCGCCACACCCTGCGCCGGCACGCGGCCGGCGTCACGGTGATCACCGTCCCCGGGCCCGCCGGGTTCACCGCCACCTCGTTCACCTCGGTGTCGCTGCGGCCGCCCCTGGTGGCCTTCTACCTGGGCCTCGGCGCCTCCACCGCGGGCGCCGTGCACCGCGCGGACCGGTTCGCCGTCCACCTGCTCGGCGCCGGGAACACCGCCCTGGCAGGGCAGTTCGCGCGCAGCGGCGTCGACCGCTTCGAGGGGGTCCGCTGGACGCGGAACGCCGACGGGCTCCCGCTCCTGGCGGATGTCCCCGCCTGGCTGACGGCCCGCATCACCCTGCGCCAGCGCATCGGCGACCACCTCCTGGTGGTCGGCGAGGTGGAGTCCGGCGCGGTCGAGGAGGAGGCCACCGCGCTGGTCCACCACGACGGTGCCTTCGCCGCGGCCCACCGGCTGCCCTCCTCGTGACCTGAGTCGTCTGCCTGACTGACTGACTGCCAGACTGACTGACTGACTGCCGGGACCGCACACAGGCGGTCCCGGCAGTCAGGTTCGGCGGCGGAAGGCGGGCAAGGCGGCGGCGTCACCGTACCGCGGTCGTTGATCGCGGTCGGCTCGCTGTACGAACCCCCGCGCGTTGATCCCCGTGGCCGTGCCCCGTCCGCCCGTCTGGGCAGGCGCAGATCCTGACCGTCTGTCCACCCGACCCTCCGTCGACGGCCTGCAGGCGGGTGAGGGAGCCGTCGGCGCCCCACCGCACGGTTCGACGACCGAGCCCTCCCCCGAGTTCGACCCGGGAGAACCTGTCCGCAATCCCCGAGCCGTTGTGGAGCGGGGCCACCGTCGAGGAGCCTGGTGGTCAGAGCACCTTGGCGAGGAAGGCGCGCGTGCGGGTGTGGCGCGGGGTGTCCAGGACGGCACCGGGCGGGCCCTGCTCCACGACGACGCCGTCGTCCATGAACACGACAGTGTCGGCGACCTCCCGGGCGAAGCCGATCTCGTGGGTCACGACGACCATGGTGGTTCCGGCGCGCGCCAGGTCCTTGATGACGTCCAGGACCTCACCGACCAGTTCCGGATCGAGCGCCGAGGTCGGCTCGTCGAACAGCAGCACCTTGGGCTCGAGGGCGAGTGCCCGGGCGATGGCCACGCGTTGCTGCTGCCCGCCGGACAACTGCCGCGGGTAGGCATCGGCCTTGTCGGAGAGGCCTACGCGCTCCAGCAGCCGCCGGGCCGCCGCCCGCGCCTCCTCCTTCGGGCGGCGCAGCGCGGAGACCGGGGCCTCGATCAGGTTGTCCAGCACGGTGAGGTGCGGGAAGAGGTTGAAGTTCTGGAAGACGAACCCGATGCGCGTGCGCTGCTCGAGGACCTCCTTCTCCTTGAGTTCGTAGAGCTTGCCACGTGCACCGCGGTAGCCGATGAGCTCCCCGTCGACGCGGATCCAGCCCCGGTCGACCTTCTCCAAGTGGTTGATGGTGCGCAGGAGCGTGGACTTCCCCGAGCCCGAAGGACCCAGGATCACCGTGACTTCGCCGGCACGGACCTTCAGGTCGACGCCGCGCAGGACCTCCAGGGGGCCGAAGCTCTTGTGGACGGCGTGGACATCGACCATCACCGAGGCCGCGGCCCCGCCCACGGCCCCGCTCACGTGTGTTCAGCCGGGTTGATCCGCGACGCGTCGATCGCGGAGGCGTTGGTGCCCCACTTCTTCAGGATCCGGGCGTACGTGCCGTCCTTGATCAGCTCGTTGACGGCGGCCTGGAAGGCGGGGGTCAGCGGGGAGCCCTTCTTGAAGGCGAAGCCGACGTCGAGGCGGTGGTACTCGCCGAGGAAGGTGGTCTGCGCGGCGGGCTGCGCCGCCTGGTGGCGCAGCCCGTTGATCGTCGACATGACGACGTCGATGCGGCCCTGCTGGAGGGCGGTGGTGACGGCCCCGGTCTCGGAGAAGACCTTCACCTCGTACGGCTTCTTGCCCGCCGCGGCGCACACGTCCTTCTGCGCGGTGAGGGTCTTCTCGAACGTCGTGCCCGCCCCCGTCCCGATGGTCAGTCCGCACAACTGGGTGAGGTCGGAGACCTGCGTGGTCAGGGTGGTGTTGCCGGTCCTGACCCCGAAGCCCTGGCCGTCGTTGATGTAGGTGACGAAGTCGATGGTCTTCAGGCGTTCGGCGGTGACGCCGAAGTTGCCCGTGCCGAAGTCGTACTTTCCGCTGCCGAGGGCGGGGAGGATCGTCTCGAACGAGGCGTCCTGCCGCTCCAGCTTCACGCCGAGGACCTTGGCCACCGCCTCCGCGATGTCGATGTCCTGGCCGGCGGGCGGCTTGTCCTGCCCGTTCGGGTAGTACGCCGACGGCGGGGATCCGACGGAGCCGCCGACCCGCAGGGTGCCCGCCTTGCGGACGGCGGCGGGGAGCAGCGCGGCGATCGAGTCCACTGCCCGTACTCCGGCGACGGGGTCGTCGGCCGGCGCGGGCGAGGCCTGGGCCCCTGCCACCACCGGGGTGCCGCCGCCGGAGCCGCAGGCCGTCAGCGCCGCCAGGGGCAGGAGGGCGAGGGCCGCGGCCGTGCGCAGGCGGGTGCGGAGCCCGGGACCGGGGAGGTTCACAGTGGGGAGGCCTTTCCGTGGCGAGGTGCGGTGAGGGCGGTGCGGAGGGTGCGGGTACGGAGGACGCCCGGACGGGGCATGCGGGTACCGAGGGTGCCCGGGCGGAGTGTGCGGCGCACGGGGCACGCGGTGGAGGTCACCCGCGCACTGCCGCGAGGGACTGGCGGGGCGAGCCCGCCCCGTTCGCGGCGACCACCGCGGCGCCCCGCACGACGTCCCGCTTCGCCACCTCCTCCCGGACGAGCGGGATCACGTACCGGCCGAAGTCGATGGCGTCGCCGAGCAGGTCGTAGCCGCGGGCGGAGAGGATGTCGACGCCGAGGTCGTGGTAGTCCAGCAGTGCCTGGGCGACCGTCTCCGGGGTACCGACCAGGGCGTTGGAGTTGCCCGCGCCCCCGGTGGCGGCGGCGGTCGGGGTCCACAGCGCCCGGTCGTAGCGGTCCCCCGCGGCGGCGATGGCGATCAGGCGCTGCGATCCGGTGTTCTGGGGCGCCGGGGCCTCCAGCACCCCGCCCTGGTGGCGCCGTGCGAGGCCCGCCTGCCTGTGCTGCTTGATGGCGCCGACCGTGCGGTGGGCCTTCTCCCAGGCCAGTTCCTCGGTCGGGGCGATGATCGGGCGGAAGGCGACCTGGATGCGCGGTACGTCCGTACGCCCCGCGGCCTGTGCGGCGGCCTTCACGGCCTCGATCTGCTGGGCGGTCTCCTCCAGCGGTTCGCCCCACAGGCAGTAGATGTCGGCCTCCGCGCCACCGGCGGCGTACGCCGCGGCCGCGGGCGCGGGGTCCGGGGATCCGGCGCCGTAGGCGAACAGCACCCGGTCCCAGCCGTGGTCCTCGTGCGCCCGGGCAAGCCGGAGCGTGTACTCCTTGTCGAAGGCGGCGCCGGAACGTGCGGTGGTTTCGGAGCCGTCGTTGGTGGCGGCTATGCCGAGGAATTCCACGGGCATGGGGATGGCCTTTCGGAGGGCGCGGCGAATCGCGTGCGGGCAGGGTGAACCACCCCTCGCACAGCGGTCCATGTGAATTCGGCAGAGAAATGCTTACGGAGTGGCGCAGGCGGTTCTGTCGGTGCTGGCGTGACGACGCGGGACTTCGGAAGGATCGGGGTGGCGGCAGCGCACGTCCGGGCTCGCGGCAACGCGACCCCGCGCGGGCGACGGCCCGCGCGGAACGGTGGTGCGAAGGGAGAGCTCGGCCCGCGACGGGGTCACCGAGGGAGGGAAGGGCCGGTCAGACAGCCCGCTGCCGCGTCAGGCGCAACAGGCCGCGGACCACACCCGACCGAAGTCGATGTAGTCGCGCGAAACCAGGCGCTGATGGGCATTCATACGCCTACTTGAGCAGTACGTGACGCTCTTCGTCAAGCAACGGCCCGGATGCCGGACGCGCTCCGGCCGGCCGGGCCCCGCACGGTTGACACGGCCGTGGCGTAGCCGCATACGATCGCCGGGGACCGGCTCCGCCTTGTGCGGAAGCCTCTCCGGCCGCGTTGAGGGACGCGGAAGGCGTGATGACGCGAGTGACCGCACGAGTACCGATGTCCGACAGCACCGCGTCTGCCGGGCCGTCGCCCCCGCCCGCGATCCCTTCCCTCCCCGGAGAGCCTCCCCATGGCCACCCCTTCCGACGTGTCCGCCCCCACCCCCACCCCTGCCCCCGTCCCCACTGTGGAGACCGGCCCTGCCGCGAAGCATCCGAGAGCGCCCGCCGGCACCGGTACCGGTGCCGGGCTGCCGCCGATCGTGCCGCGCCGGCGCCCCGGGCGTCAGCTGTCGGCGGCCGCCGCGCTGCTGCTCTTCGCGATGGTGCTGGGTTCGGTCGTACGCAATGACGCCTTCCAATGGAGCGTGGTGGGCCAGTACTTCACGACCGCCGCCGTGCTCGACGGGCTGCTGCTGACCCTGTGGCTGACCGCCGTGGTGATGGTGCTCGGCTTCCTGCTCGGTACCGTGCTGGCGGTGATGCGGCTGTCGGACAACCCCGTCCTGCGGACGCTGAGCTGGGGCTACGTGTGGATCTTCCGGTCCACGCCGCTGCTGGTCCAACTGCTGTTCTGGTTCAACATCGGCGCCCTGTACCCGACGCTCGGCCTCGGCATCCCCTACGGACCCGAGCTCTTCAGCGTCAAGACCGTGAACCTGCTGGGGCCGACCCTGACCGCCGTCATCGGCCTGACCCTGCACGAGAGCGCCTACGCCGCCGAGGTGGTGCGCGGCGGCATCCTCTCCGTGGACCCCGGCCAGACGGAGGCCGCGCAGGCGCTCGGTCTGAGCAGGCGCCGCACCCTGCGCCGCATCGTGGTCCCCCAGGCGATGCGCTCGATCGTGCCGACCGCCGGGAACATGCTGATCGGCACGCTCAAGGGCACCAGCATCGTCAGCGTGCTGGCCGTGCACGACCTGCTGTACTCGGTACAGCTGGTCTACAACCAGAACTACCAGGTCATCCCGCTGCTGATGGTGGCCACCCTCTGGTACATCGCCGTCACCACGGTGCTGGGCGCGGGCCAGTACTACGTCGAGCGGTACTACGCGCGCGGTACGTCACGGGGCCTGCCGCCCACGCCGCTGCGGCTGCTGCGCATCCGGCTGGCCGGCCTGCGCGCCCGGCTGCGCGCGGCGACCGCGCCCGGCGGCCGCTAGGGCCCGTCCGTCCCGGGCTCTCCCGGGCCGTCTCGTCCGGACCTCTCCGACGACCGTTTCATTTCACCAGGAGGCGTTGTATGTACGGCGGATGAAATCGGAACACGATTCCGTGCGTCCCGATATCCAGGCCGTTGAC carries:
- a CDS encoding amino acid ABC transporter ATP-binding protein; this translates as MVDVHAVHKSFGPLEVLRGVDLKVRAGEVTVILGPSGSGKSTLLRTINHLEKVDRGWIRVDGELIGYRGARGKLYELKEKEVLEQRTRIGFVFQNFNLFPHLTVLDNLIEAPVSALRRPKEEARAAARRLLERVGLSDKADAYPRQLSGGQQQRVAIARALALEPKVLLFDEPTSALDPELVGEVLDVIKDLARAGTTMVVVTHEIGFAREVADTVVFMDDGVVVEQGPPGAVLDTPRHTRTRAFLAKVL
- a CDS encoding flavin reductase family protein, with protein sequence MTISTDPVTQPSAAPAAAEILRHTLRRHAAGVTVITVPGPAGFTATSFTSVSLRPPLVAFYLGLGASTAGAVHRADRFAVHLLGAGNTALAGQFARSGVDRFEGVRWTRNADGLPLLADVPAWLTARITLRQRIGDHLLVVGEVESGAVEEEATALVHHDGAFAAAHRLPSS
- a CDS encoding amino acid ABC transporter permease; the encoded protein is MATPSDVSAPTPTPAPVPTVETGPAAKHPRAPAGTGTGAGLPPIVPRRRPGRQLSAAAALLLFAMVLGSVVRNDAFQWSVVGQYFTTAAVLDGLLLTLWLTAVVMVLGFLLGTVLAVMRLSDNPVLRTLSWGYVWIFRSTPLLVQLLFWFNIGALYPTLGLGIPYGPELFSVKTVNLLGPTLTAVIGLTLHESAYAAEVVRGGILSVDPGQTEAAQALGLSRRRTLRRIVVPQAMRSIVPTAGNMLIGTLKGTSIVSVLAVHDLLYSVQLVYNQNYQVIPLLMVATLWYIAVTTVLGAGQYYVERYYARGTSRGLPPTPLRLLRIRLAGLRARLRAATAPGGR
- a CDS encoding LLM class flavin-dependent oxidoreductase, with amino-acid sequence MPVEFLGIAATNDGSETTARSGAAFDKEYTLRLARAHEDHGWDRVLFAYGAGSPDPAPAAAAYAAGGAEADIYCLWGEPLEETAQQIEAVKAAAQAAGRTDVPRIQVAFRPIIAPTEELAWEKAHRTVGAIKQHRQAGLARRHQGGVLEAPAPQNTGSQRLIAIAAAGDRYDRALWTPTAAATGGAGNSNALVGTPETVAQALLDYHDLGVDILSARGYDLLGDAIDFGRYVIPLVREEVAKRDVVRGAAVVAANGAGSPRQSLAAVRG
- a CDS encoding ABC transporter substrate-binding protein, with translation MNLPGPGLRTRLRTAAALALLPLAALTACGSGGGTPVVAGAQASPAPADDPVAGVRAVDSIAALLPAAVRKAGTLRVGGSVGSPPSAYYPNGQDKPPAGQDIDIAEAVAKVLGVKLERQDASFETILPALGSGKYDFGTGNFGVTAERLKTIDFVTYINDGQGFGVRTGNTTLTTQVSDLTQLCGLTIGTGAGTTFEKTLTAQKDVCAAAGKKPYEVKVFSETGAVTTALQQGRIDVVMSTINGLRHQAAQPAAQTTFLGEYHRLDVGFAFKKGSPLTPAFQAAVNELIKDGTYARILKKWGTNASAIDASRINPAEHT
- a CDS encoding alpha/beta hydrolase, yielding MTQHTVSPGHAESTDNFGETEKAGHTDHYAPEGLLTRGTVVVVPGRGETRATYARFGRRLAADAYRVRVVDPPRAGAGDPAGSPDAFGARLAQAVAGTADGDGVVRPLVLVGADLGAAAVAALLAREEAQDLEPDGVVLAGLPGSATSSVDTWDAELDVRTSCPTHRGVLSDDAEVRRGSLGEPVPDSLLDAAYEGTVAAPTLLLVGDADPLADHEGLARIAKSLPRARLSLVRGAHHDVLNDVQHRSVAAEVVTFLETVRGGLVPQVVVESSAW